A window from Podospora bellae-mahoneyi strain CBS 112042 chromosome 1 map unlocalized CBS112042p_1, whole genome shotgun sequence encodes these proteins:
- a CDS encoding uncharacterized protein (COG:K; EggNog:ENOG503P1ET), with the protein MDVEMKGVVAPDAAGTNVTMDMPPPPLPASAIAAAAQLQLQQQQQQQQQQQIQQQQIQQQHPQHHHHQLQQHPQSPVALAQPQQQQPSQAPPAAPPVKRRAPIACRRCRRMRSKCHQTDKGKPPCQSCTDAGLGPEDCVFPVRGQPDEDREYRHPRVRADKNSKREVLKFRRDVLDQQQQQQQQQILANGAVMSPGGKLIARSPDDWEVLPPLEDILDAVNNFTRHYFQLGFIPKQRFIEKLTVNPRSVSLFLLLGILSVSARLTPALVERYGGAVNAAEIFMEHASAVAMMELYREPSLERCQAFYLLSIAQQGSGLTHKSSINMAVAMRMATLLKLHREETYVLVNPTKELVIQAESARRTLWMLHSQDNLHSSAQSPVLLAASDITALLPCDEQDFAAAREPQSRAALEDTQPALEKPELIADPGRSLFATLIQAHYYWGRISRRAISHDKSARPWEPTSQYAVLEKKLAEWEALLPNDHRWSSLLLKGYKQEGHDLAYLGVTMTPRLCNIVLRKAYIHNMINHGTSDATLARFWNDMAQELFRNVKELYEQIQIQYGDRAPDEGPGAQMAAFCVYTCGFLACYLCKYPKLCADSILVRDAPQIVQRILGILNESKNIWPLASRWFDHLEKFSRTKTGMAAETQGSMADSVSAPSSNSTQAPPISSPPPPSSSSGDLVSSIQRDPIPHVLQPALKDVFTPIQPRLLPASTPSTEGAKNHNGVVSPTSTQGSGPSSAILPPPQGPPPSANSHQLYIDPNLRLPLPTAPPPPHAPQQQHQVQSPQQQHAQHSPTGGGRQSTDGLGLLLEAFDTHRSAPGPPGPGQHPHSAEGQGPPPGAPYDPQAAPQPYYTQHQGLPMNDGYENELGYYMSDGVPQTMQNWVGTPHMYTGY; encoded by the exons ATGGATGTTGAAATGAAGGGCGTGGTTGCTCCTGATGCTGCCGGTACCAACGTCACGATGGACatgccgcctcctccgctgcCGGCTTCTGCTATTGCGGCTGCCGCCCAGTTACAgctgcagcaacaacagcaacagcaacagcaacaacagatccagcaacaacagatccagcaacaacacccgcagcatcaccatcatcaattGCAGCAGCACCCCCAGTCGCCGGTAGCTCTggcacaaccacaacaacagcagccatccCAGGCCCCTCCAGCGGCTCCACCTGTCAAGAGGAGAGCTCCTATTGCCTGCCGAAG ATGTCGTCGTATGAGAAGCAAATGCCACCAAACGGACAAGGGAAAGCCACCTTGCCAATCATGCACCGATGCAGGACTTGGACCAGAAGACTG TGTCTTTCCGGTCCGCGGCCAACCAGATGAGGACCGCGAATACCGGCACCCTCGGGTCCGGGCTGATAAGAATAGTAAACGAGAGGTTCTCAAGTTTCGAAGGGATGTCCTggaccagcagcagcagcagcagcagcagcagattcTAGCCAACGGAGCGGTGATGAGCCCTGGAGGAAAGCTCATTGCCCGAAGCCCGGACGACTGGGAGGTCCTGCCACCGTTGGAGGATATCCTAGACGCAGTGAACAACTTTACGAGACATTACTTCCAGTTGGGATTCATCCCCAAGCAGAGGTTTATCGAGAAATTGACGGTTAACCCCCGGTCCGTCAGCTTGTTTCTGCTTCTGGGAATACTAAGTGTCAGCGCTAGGTTGACGCCGGCGTTGGTCGAACGGTACGGCGGTGCTGTGAACGCGGCCGAGATCTTCATGGAGCATGCTTCGGCTGTGGCAATGATGGAGCTATACAGGGAGCCAAGTCTGGAGAGGTGCCAGGCGTTCTATCTGTTGAGTATCGCGCAGCAAGGGAGTGGTCTGACTCACAAGAGCTCGATCAACATGGCCGTCGCTATGAGGATGGCAACGCTGCTCAAGCTGCACAGGGAGGAGACGTACGTCTTGGTAAACCCAACAAAGGAGCTGGTAATCCAGGCCGAATCAGCAAGGAGAACTTTG TGGATGCTTCACAGCCAGGACAATTTGCACTCAAGCGCACAGTCGCCTGTGTTGCTGGCAGCCAGCGACATCACGGCATTGCTTCCCTGTGACGAGCAAGACTTTGCGGCGGCTCGGGAACCCCAATCGAGAGCAGCTCTCGAGGACACCCAACCTGCATTGGAGAAGCCCGAGCTGATTGCTGACCCAGGGAGGTCACTGTTTGCGACGTTGATCCAGGCGCATTACTACTGGGGCAGGATCTCTAGACGGGCCATCAGTCACGATAAGAGCGCGAGACCGTGGGAGCCAACCAGTCAGTATGCTGTCCTGGAAAAGAAACTGGCCGAGTGGGAGGCATTGCTGCCGAATGACCATAGGTGGAGCAGCCTGTTGCTGAAGGGCTACAAGCAGGAAGGTCATGATCTG GCATATCTCGGAGTGACCATGACGCCACGGCTCTGCAACATTGTGCTCCGTAAGGCGTACATACACAACATGATCAACCATGGCACTTCAGACGCGACCTTGGCGCGCTTTTGGAATGATATGGCGCAAGAGCTGTTCAGAAATGTCAAGGAGTTGTATGAGCAAATCCAGATCCAGTATGGAGACAGAGCTCCAGACGAGGGTCCCGGAGCCCAGATGGCT GCTTTCTGTGTATATACATGTGGCTTCCTGGCATGCTATCTGTGCAAATATCCCAAGT TGTGTGCCGACTCTATTCTCGTGCGTGATGCTCCGCAAATTGTCCAGCGCATCCTCGGTATCCTGAACGAGAGCAAGAACATCTGGCCGCTCGCGTCTCGGTGGTTCGACCACCTGGAAAAGTTTTCAAGAACGAAAACAGGAATGGCAGCAGAAACGCAGGGCAGCATGGCTGATAGCGTGAGTGCTCCGAGTTCGAACAGCACACAAGCCCCCCCcatttcctctcctccacccccttcttcatcttcgggAGACTTAGTGTCTTCAATCCAGAGAGATCCAATCCCTCACGTCCTGCAGCCGGCGCTCAAGGATGTGTTCACGCCGATCCAGCCGCGTCTCCTGCCAGCGTCAACTCCTTCGACCGAAGGCGCCAAGAATCACAACGGTGTGGTGTCCCCAACATCCACACAAGGCAGCGGTCCAAGCTCTGCCATCTTGCCGCCACCCCAGGGCCCGCCTCCCTCGGCCAATTCTCATCAGTTGTATATTGATCCCAACTTGAGATTGCCACTGCCTActgcgccgccgcctccgcacgcacctcagcagcaacatcagGTCCAGTcgcctcagcaacagcatgCTCAGCATTCACCGACAGGAGGCGGTAGGCAGTCCACTGATGGGCTTGGGCTTTTGTTGGAGGCGTTCGATACTCATCGGTCGGCTCCAGGACCTCCCGGGCCCGGTCAACATCCTCACAGCGCTGAGGGACAGGGCCCACCACCGGGCGCCCCGTATGATCCTCAGGCGGCACCGCAGCCATATTACACGCAGCATCAAGGGTTGCCGATGAATGACGGGTATGAGAACGAGTTGGGGTATTACATGAGCGATGGGGTGCCTCAAACTATGCAGAACTGGGTTGGGACGCCGCACATGTACACGGGGTACTAG
- a CDS encoding uncharacterized protein (EggNog:ENOG503P711; COG:A): MATPRPEQAQKVLSLYKQLLRQSSQFANYNFREYAKRRTRDAFRENKNVEEERRVQELVQEGLNQLHLLKRQTMISQFYKHDRLVVEGGLSGKDKGGKVLRQKDTGWD; encoded by the exons atggcTACCCCGCGCCCGGAGCAGGCGCAAAAGGTGCTTTCGCTG TACAAGCAACTCCTCCGGCAATCCTCCCAGTTTGCCAACTACAACTTTCGCGAGTACGCCAAGCGACGGACGAGGGATGCGTTCAGGGAGAACAAgaatgtggaggaggaaaggaggGTGCAGGAGCTGGTGCAGGAGGGTTTGAACCAGTTGCACTTGTTGAAG AGGCAAACAATGATCAGCCAGTTTTACAAGCACGACAGGCTTGTGGTGGAGGGCGGGCTCTCAGGGAAGGACAAGGGTGGGAAAGTGCTGAGGCAGAAGGATACCGG CTGGGATTAA
- a CDS encoding uncharacterized protein (EggNog:ENOG503P2W3): protein MAPMYRTAAQTRRGNRAGVVEHDDFEGLPVRQWTRGEVNVAMGPPPDDDQKDDIWAIELPFGMPKDTALLPPHSQELLRAMRSGRVYKRPPPEDEDEDIDFGTKGDKKESEVGNEGFTVRAWKQMPRNAEVPSVSHLAKRHKDTITLASTASVAHIPGPTITRATVRSIDAAGNPYEQTITLSEGQQVDGEIIRTTVVPAPVAAAGEALGQQATPVKRRPPPPKRKAKGPGRGRKKGSGKIGQLPLPATRSQQQAAAGGEASAEATVEGVLGEGPPGVVITSEENGDAAGQDTEMADNSVIPSDEEDGDEGEEGDEDGEEEGGDEEAGEEESTATPEVGNAPSDVEQVTEQAQGQDQDQEMLGSDASEVIRPSSIEEPEDEQLPRRATPEEEVTVSKPRFQLGPKFNSPRAEGSPLKNVMVVSPTEPATAPAAASYLDIQSTTVSMDIDLGNTQTNIPLPSSLEISATVQTETAVTSETSSAPKPSASTPPMADQQASVPAETISEALTMPEEQPPFSAQTTEPVTAAEASVSLGVPTHIPELSLQTSASPTLPTASEPPQAPEADSPDLLSSLEAELEREMSLNNRSPPPGEREKPSATEAQ, encoded by the exons ATGGCGCCTATG TATAGGACGGCGGCGCAGACCAGAAGGGGAAACCGGGCTGGCGTGGTTGAACATGATGACTTTGAAG GTCTCCCGGTTCGACAATGGACACGCGGCGAAGTCAACGTGGCCATGGGCCCTCCCCCTGACGACGATCAAAAGGACGATATTTGGGCGATAGAGTTGCCTTTCGGCATGCCCAAGGATACAGCACTCTTGCCGCCACATTCCCAGGAGCTTCTCAGGGCGATGAGGTCCGGTAGGGTGTATAAGCGGCCCCCgcccgaggacgaggacgaggacatcGATTTCGGGACCAAGGGCGACAAGAAGGAGTCTGAGGTGGGGAACGAGGGCTTCACTGTCAGAGCGTGGAAGCAGATGCCGAGGAATGCAGAGGTCCCCTCAGTCTCCCACTTGGCAAAAAGACACAAGGACACCATCACACTGGCGAGTACTGCAAGTGTCGCTCATATACCGGGACCGACAATCACCAGGGCGACTGTGAGGAGCATCGATGCGGCAGGCAATCCGTATGAGCAGACGATCACATTGAGTGAAGGACAGCAAGTCGACGGTGAAATCATTCGCACGACGGTAGTGCCTGCACCGGTTGCTGCGGCTGGCGAGGCGCTGGGGCAGCAGGCGACACCCGTCAAACGGAGACCACCGCCGCCTAAGAGGAAGGCCAAGGGGCCGGGCagaggaaggaagaagggaagCGGGAAGATTGGTCAGCTGCCTTTGCCTGCCACTAGgtcacagcaacaagcaGCTGCTGGAGGCGAGGCTTCGGCTGAAGCCACGGTTGAGGGCGTACTCGGCGAGGGTCCACCAGGG GTTGTCATCACGTCCGAGGAGAACGGCGATGCAGCAGGCCAGGACACCGAGATGGCCGACAACTCGGTCATTCCttccgatgaggaggacggtgacgaaggggaagaaggcgacgaagacggtgaggaggaaggtggcgATGAAGAAGCCGGCGAAGAAGAGTCAACAGCGACCCCTGAAGTGGGCAACGCTCCAAGTGATGTCGAGCAGGTTACAGAGCAAGCTCAAGGTCAGgatcaagatcaagagaTGCTCGGCTCAGATGCTTCGGAGGTTATCCGACCAAGCTCGATTGAGGAACCTGAAGACGAGCAGCTGCCTCGTCGCGCCACtccagaagaggaggtcacAGTTTCCAAGCCACGGTTCCAATTGGGTCCGAAATTTAACTCTCCCCGCGCGGAAGGCAGTCCCCTCAAGAACGTCATGGTCGTGTCGCCCACCGAGCCAGCGACcgcgcctgctgctgccagctACCTCGACATCCAATCTACTACCGTCTCCATGGACATTGACCTTGGAAACACTCAAACAAACATCCCTCTTCCATCCTCATTGGAAATATCAGCTACGGTGCAAACAGAAACAGCCGTTACCTCTGAAACATCATCCGCTCCTAAGCCCAGCGCCTCTACGCCCCCAATGGCAGATCAACAAGCTTCTGTGCCCGCAGAAACCATCTCTGAAGCTCTCACGATGCCAGAAGAGCAGCCCCCGTTCTCGGCGCAGACAACCGAGCCTGTCACCGCAGCCGAAGCTTCTGTTTCACTTGGGGTCCCAACGCATATCCCAGAGCTCTCTCTCCAGACATCGGCCTCTCCTACTCTTCCTACTGCTTCCGAACCCCCTCAGGCACCCGAAGCAGACAGCCCCGATCTTTTAAGCAGTCTTGAAGCCGAGCTCGAAAGGGAAATGTCACTCAACAATAGATCCCCGCCGCCTGGTGAGCGGGAAAAACCATCCGCAACAGAAGCCCAGTAG
- a CDS encoding uncharacterized protein (COG:M; COG:W; EggNog:ENOG503PCU5): MKGHDLHRPAVRYMFEHHDFQPDNNATLSTLASLLQLVPDLFQTLSTAQNITLLAPSNEAFTNLLSRNPRSAELMTNPRALSGVLQYHVLSGKFLSTDFTTSPIFPSTLLSTPFANVTGGQKLQLTLLNETASLFSGYKQASSDLTFANSNNTLHIISSVLTVPAPLSQTLSSINLTSLVGALTTARLSSGTSSFQDMTLFAPSNPAFQAIGSAASGLSDTDLSNILGYHLVSSRILFSPRLLAQDQIVLATLQGSNLTIRRDGNQLFVDSASVILGDVLVGNGVVHVIDNVLNPSNTSATPDPAAATQAPAFAEFTPVADIPFTSGIVPTTTFVPVTVPLNGAGKGAFAAVPTGVMLAAGAAVLAAGM, encoded by the exons ATGAAGGGGCATGATCTACACCGTCCAGCCGTTCGATACATGTTTGAGCATCATGACTTTCAGCCTGAT AATAATGCCACACTAAGCACACTAGCAA GTCTCCTCCAACTCGTCCCGGACCTATTCCAgaccctctccaccgcccaaaacatcaccctcctcgccccctccaacgaagccttcaccaacctcttgTCTCGGAACCCCCGCTCAGCAGAACTCATGACCAACCCCCGCGCCCTCTCCGGCGTTCTTCAGTACCACGTCCTCTCTGGAAAATTCCTCTCAACAGacttcaccaccagccccatcttcccctccactctcctctccacccccttcgcCAACGTCACCGGAGGCCAAAAACTCCAATTGACCCTCCTCAACGAAACAGCAAGCCTCTTCTCAGGCTACAAGCAAGCCTCCTCT GACCTAACCTtcgccaacagcaacaacaccctccacatcatctcctccgtcctCACCGTCCCAGCGCCCCTCTCTCAAACCCTCTCCAGCATAAACCTCACCTCTCTGGTCGgcgccctcaccaccgcccgcctctcctccggcacctcctccttccaagACATGACCCTCTTCgccccatccaaccccgcctTCCAGGCAATCGGTTCAGCAGCCAGCGGCCTCTCAGACACGGACCTATCCAACATACTAGGCTACCACCTCGTCTCCTCCCgcatcctcttctccccgCGACTCCTAGCCCAAGACCAGATCGTCTTGGCGACGCTCCAAGGCTCCAACCTGACCATCAGACGGGACGGCAACCAGCTGTTTGTCGACTCGGCGAGTGTGATACTGGGGGATGTGCTTGTCGGAAACGGGGTGGTGCATGTTATAGATAA TGTCCTAAACCCATCCAACACATCGGCCACCCCTgacccagcagcagcaacccaAGCTCCTGCTTTTGCTGAGTTCACTCCGGTGGCAGATATACCGTTCACGTCGGGAATCGTCCCCACGACGACATTTGTGCCAGTGACGGTTCCCCTGAATGGAGCGGGAAAGGGGGCCTTTGCGGCAGTGCCGacgggggtgatgttggcggcTGGGGCGGCGGTTttggcggcggggatgtAA